CCAGCCGTTCGTCGCCACCTTAATTCTGATGGTGGCCGGACGCGGCGTGGCGCAGTTGATTACCTCCGGGCAGATCGTCACCTTCGACTCTCCGCAGCTGGCGTGGTTCGGCAGCGGCAGGCTGCTGCTGTTTCCGACGCCGGTGATCATTGCCCTGGTGACGCTTGTCGTGTTCTGGCTGTTCACCCGTAAAACGGCGCTGGGGATGTTTATCGAAGCCGTGGGGATCAACATTCGCGCCGCGAAAAATGCGGGGGTCAGCACCCGGATGGTGGTGATGCTGACCTACGTCCTGAGCGGGGTCTGCGCGGCCATTGCCGGGATTATTGTCGCCGCTGATATTCGCGGTGCCGATGCCAATAATGCCGGATTGTGGCTGGAGCTGGACGCGATTCTGGCGGTGGTGATTGGCGGCGGATCGCTGATGGGCGGGCGCTTTAACCTGCTGCTGTCGGTGATTGGCGCGCTGATTATCCAGGGGATGAACACCGGTATTTTGCTCTCTGGCTTCCAGCCGGAGCTGAATCAGGTGGTCAAAGCGGTGGTTGTGCTCTGCGTACTGATTGTCCAGTCGTCGCGCTTTATTAGCATCATCAAGGGGATACGCGGCCATGATAAAACGTAACTTACCGCTCATGATCACCCTGGGCGTCTTTGTGCTGGGCTATCTCTATTGCCTGACGCAATTCCCCGGTTTCGCCTCGACGCGTGTGATTTGCAACATTCTGACTGATAACGCCTTTCTGGGGATTATCGCTGTCGGCATGACCTTCGTGATCCTTTCCGGCGGGATCGATCTCTCCGTCGGGTCGGTGATTGCCTTTACCGGCGTGTTCCTCGCCAAAGCGATTGGGTTCTGGGGGATCTCGCCGCTGCTGGCTTTCCCGCTGGTGCTGGTGATGGGCTGCGCGTTTGGTGCGTTTATGGGCCTGCTGATTGATGCTCTGAAAATCCCCGCGTTTATCATTACCCTCGCCGGGATGTTTTTCCTGCGTGGTGTGAGTTATCTGGTATCGGAAGAGTCGATCCCAATCAACCATCCGATCTACGACACTCTCTCCAGCCTGGCGTGGAAAATCCCCGGTGGCGGTCGTCTGAGCGCGATGGGCCTGCTGATGCTCGGCGTGGTGGTGATCGGCATGTTCCTTGCGCACCGTACCCGTTTTGGCAACCAGGTCTACGCTATCGGCGGCAGCGCGACATCGGCAAATCTGATGGGGATCTCCACCCGCAGCACCACGATCCGCATTTACATGCTATCAACGGGGCTGGCGACCCTGGCGGGAATTGTCTTCTCGATCTATACCCAGGCGGGCTACGCGCTGGCGGGCGTGGGCGTTGAACTGGACGCGATTGCCTCGGTGGTGATTGGCGGCACGCTCTTGAGCGGCGGCGTTGGAACGGTACTCGGCACGCTGTTTGGTGTGGCGATCCAGGGGCTGATTCAGACCTACATTAACTTCGACGGGACGCTCAGCTCCTGGTGGACCAAAATCGCGATTGGCGTTTTGCTGTTCATCTTTATCGCGCTCCAGCGTGGTCTGACGGTACTGTGGGAAAATCGCCTCAGCTCGCCGGTGACGCGGGTGAGCACCACAACGCTCAACAGATAACGTCCTGAATTTGCTTAAAGTGTAAACTTTTTCCGGTAGCGGTCGATAACCTTTATTTCTGTCCAGAAATATCTCGCTACCGGAAATAACATCATGCTGAAAACGCTATCGATTCGTACCGGCTTGCTTTCGTTACTGGCCGTTATGACCCTTCTGCTGCTGATTGTCAGCGGCATTGGCATTTATGCCCTCACACAGAGTTCCTCTTCTTTACAGCGCATTAATCACCTTCAGGGTGAGCAGATGGTGCAGCTCAACGCGGGTTACACCCTGATTTTGCGCGCCCGTAACGAAGCGGGTCAGGCCGTTCGACTCATGGAAATCGGTATGCTAGACGATGCCGCCAAATCCGTGCAGAACATCAATCGCGAAGTCGCTCAGGCGCAAAAAACGCTGAAAGGCGTGATCGACGGCGGCATTGAGAACCCGAAAGGGCAGCAACTGCTGGACAAAGTGGCGGCAAGTTTTGCCACCTATAACGCCGAAGGGATCACTCCGATGGTGGCCGCGCTGAACCAACAGAGCGCCGATACCTATTACGATCTGCTGGAGAATAAGCTGATCCCGGTCGCGCGTCAGTTTGATAACGACATGCAAGCGTTCCAGTCGTGGAGCGAAAAGCGCGGGAAATCGGAAGTGAAAGCGGTGCAGTCGAGCAAAAACCGGGTGATGATGCTGATCGTGATCGCCGCCCTGCTCACCGCCGGGATCATCGTTCTGGCCTGGCTTTCTCTGCGCAATATGCTGCTTAAACCGCTTCTGGCGTCGATTGCTCAGCTGGAACACGTGGCGGCAGGCGATCTGACACACAGCCTGAACGAACCGACCAGCCAGGAATTTAACCGCCTGAATGCGGCGATCGAAGAGATGCGCCAGTCGCTGATGGGCTCGGTCATGCGCGTGCGCGATGCCAGCTCGCAAATTGATACAGGCAGCCGCGAGTTGACCGCCGGAAACATGAATCTGGCCCAGCGCACGGAATCCACGGCGACCTCCCTTGAGCAGACGGCAGCGAGTATGGAAGAGATCACCGCCACCGTGAAGCAGAACGCCGATAACGCCGAACAGGCGCACCAGATGGCGAAAAGCGTCTCGGATACCGCCGATCACGGCAGCGAAATGGTGTGCTACGTAATTGAAAAAATGCGCGATATCTCAGGCAGCTCGGCGCGCATCGCAGACATCCTGAGCGTGATTGACGGCATTGCTTTCCAGACGAACATTCTGGCGCTCAATGCTTCGGTCGAAGCAGCGCGCGCGGGAGAGCAGGGGCGTGGGTTTGCGGTGGTCGCCGGAGAAGTGCGTAACCTCGCCAGTCGCAGCGCCGATGCGGCGAAAGAGATTCGTACGCTAATCAGTGATTCCCAGACTCACGTCAACGAAGGCAGCGAGCTGGCGCAGCAGGCTGGCGAAACGATGGATGAAATCGCCACCGAAGTGCTGCGCATGACCAAACTGATGCGTGAGATCGCCAACGCGTCTCTGGAGCAGAGCCGTGGTATTGAGCAGGTGAATATCGCGGTCAATCAGATGGACGAAACCGCGCAGCAAAATGCTGCGCTGGTACAACAATCTTCCGCTGCGACCCGCTCTCTGGAAGAGCAATCGCGCGAGCTGATTGAAGCCATGTCGTCGTTTAAATTATCGGCCCAAACGGCCTAACTAAAATAAGCCCTGACGCATAATGCGTCGGGGTTTATACTTCCGCAGTATTCACCGCACCAATATTTTGATGAATATCCGCCATTAAATTTTCCAGCGAATTTGTCAGCTGTAATGCTTTTTGCGTGGGCTCAAGATATAAACCTTTACGAATAAATAACGGCTCATCAAAAAGTTGATTAAAACGTTTTAACGCCAGGCTCACCGCCGGGCGCGACATGTCCAGACGCACGGAGGCTTTCGCCATGCTGCCGCAGCGGACAATCTCAATAAAAACAGGAATAAGATTTAAATCGATACCGGTGTTTGCACGAGAATAATTTTGCATCGTGACGGTCACTCCTCTGAATAAAATTTAACTGTTCAGAATAATGCGTGAGTGGCCGGGAAGATTAAAGCGCCATTTTTATATTCATTTATACGGTAAAATATATAAATGAAAAGAGGGAGCGATGCTCCCTCAGAGTAAAAGCGTTACGCGTCCGGGTATTCGCGGATCAAACGTTCAACGTCTTCGACCATGTGATTGTTGCCAACAAAGAACGAACGGCGCTGGTGCAGGCTGTTCGGGATAATATCCAGAATCCGCTCTTTACCATCGCTGGCCTTGCCGCCAGCCTGTTCAGCCAGGAACGCCATCGGGTTGCATTCATACAGCAGGCGCAGTTTCCCTTCCGGGTGGCTGGCGGTGCTTGGATAAAGATAAATGCCGCCTTTCAGAAGGTTACGGTGGAAATCCG
Above is a window of Lelliottia jeotgali DNA encoding:
- a CDS encoding sugar ABC transport system, permease protein YjfF, producing MIKRNLPLMITLGVFVLGYLYCLTQFPGFASTRVICNILTDNAFLGIIAVGMTFVILSGGIDLSVGSVIAFTGVFLAKAIGFWGISPLLAFPLVLVMGCAFGAFMGLLIDALKIPAFIITLAGMFFLRGVSYLVSEESIPINHPIYDTLSSLAWKIPGGGRLSAMGLLMLGVVVIGMFLAHRTRFGNQVYAIGGSATSANLMGISTRSTTIRIYMLSTGLATLAGIVFSIYTQAGYALAGVGVELDAIASVVIGGTLLSGGVGTVLGTLFGVAIQGLIQTYINFDGTLSSWWTKIAIGVLLFIFIALQRGLTVLWENRLSSPVTRVSTTTLNR
- a CDS encoding sugar ABC transport system, permease protein YtfT; this encodes MPRSLPQPGESRRRVNWPTGTPQIVALLLVLVVDSLVAPHFFQIILQDGRLFGSPIDILNRAAPVALLAIGMTLVIATGGIDLSVGATMAIAGATAASMTVAGHSLPVVILAALGTGVLAGLWNGILVSLLKIQPFVATLILMVAGRGVAQLITSGQIVTFDSPQLAWFGSGRLLLFPTPVIIALVTLVVFWLFTRKTALGMFIEAVGINIRAAKNAGVSTRMVVMLTYVLSGVCAAIAGIIVAADIRGADANNAGLWLELDAILAVVIGGGSLMGGRFNLLLSVIGALIIQGMNTGILLSGFQPELNQVVKAVVVLCVLIVQSSRFISIIKGIRGHDKT
- a CDS encoding Chromosome initiation inhibitor: MQNYSRANTGIDLNLIPVFIEIVRCGSMAKASVRLDMSRPAVSLALKRFNQLFDEPLFIRKGLYLEPTQKALQLTNSLENLMADIHQNIGAVNTAEV
- a CDS encoding Methyl-accepting chemotaxis protein I (serine chemoreceptor protein) — its product is MLKTLSIRTGLLSLLAVMTLLLLIVSGIGIYALTQSSSSLQRINHLQGEQMVQLNAGYTLILRARNEAGQAVRLMEIGMLDDAAKSVQNINREVAQAQKTLKGVIDGGIENPKGQQLLDKVAASFATYNAEGITPMVAALNQQSADTYYDLLENKLIPVARQFDNDMQAFQSWSEKRGKSEVKAVQSSKNRVMMLIVIAALLTAGIIVLAWLSLRNMLLKPLLASIAQLEHVAAGDLTHSLNEPTSQEFNRLNAAIEEMRQSLMGSVMRVRDASSQIDTGSRELTAGNMNLAQRTESTATSLEQTAASMEEITATVKQNADNAEQAHQMAKSVSDTADHGSEMVCYVIEKMRDISGSSARIADILSVIDGIAFQTNILALNASVEAARAGEQGRGFAVVAGEVRNLASRSADAAKEIRTLISDSQTHVNEGSELAQQAGETMDEIATEVLRMTKLMREIANASLEQSRGIEQVNIAVNQMDETAQQNAALVQQSSAATRSLEEQSRELIEAMSSFKLSAQTA